The Primulina tabacum isolate GXHZ01 chromosome 7, ASM2559414v2, whole genome shotgun sequence genome includes a window with the following:
- the LOC142551646 gene encoding enoyl-CoA hydratase 2, peroxisomal-like — protein sequence MAENSGFDPQRIISHEFPQTTFTYTERDAALYALGVGACSKDAVDDKELKYVYHQDGQQVIEVLPTFSTLFAFGIQSQIAQIPGLQFDQRLLLHGQQYIEIYKPLPSHGCLLNKVSVTGLHDKGKAAILEMEILSYEKESSELLCMNRMAIYLRGAGGFSKSSQPYSFIKYPSSQNLAYQIPKTKPFAVFEECTQPSQALLYRLSGDYNPLHSDPMVAEIAGFSRPILHGLCSLGFAVRAIIKCICRGDQNMIKNISGKFLLHVYPGETLITEMWLDGLRVLYQVNVRERNKTVLSGAVSLTHLSSSL from the exons ATGGCTGAAAATTCAGGGTTCGATCCTCAGCGCATCATTTCTCACGAGTTTCCCCAG ACTACATTCACTTATACTGAAAG GGATGCTGCGCTGTATGCACTTGGTGTTGGGGCATGTTCGAAAGATGCTGTGGATGATAAAGAACTCAAATATGTTTATCATCAAGATGGACAGCAAGTCATTGAG GTTTTACCAACATTTTCGACTCTATTTGCTTTCGGAATTCAGTCACAGATAGCTCAAATACCAGGTTTACA ATTTGATCAACGTCTTCTTTTGCATGGACAACAATACATAGAAATTTACAAACCTCTCCCATCTCATGGCTGT CTACTAAATAAGGTATCTGTCACTGGGTTGCACGATAAAG GTAAAGCAGCAATCCTGGAGATGGAAATTTTGAGTTATGAAAAGGAGTCCAGCGAGTTGCTATGCATGAATCG GATGGCAATCTATCTAAGAGGTGCTGGAGGCTTCTCTAAGTCATCCCAACCTTACTCCTTCATCAAGTACCCGTCCAGCCAGAACTTGGCTTATCAAATTCCCAAAACTAAACCATTTGCTGTATTTGAAGAATGTACACAACCATCACAG GCTTTGCTTTACAGACTATCTGGTGACTATAATCCATTGCACTCAGATCCTATGGTCGCAGAAATTGCAGG ATTCTCTCGTCCAATATTGCATGGACTTTGCTCTCTTGGGTTCGCAGTCAGAGCCATCATCAAATGTATTTGTCGAGGTGATCAAAATATGATTAAGAACATATCAGGAAAATTTCTTCTGCACGTCTATCCTGGCGAAACTTTGATAACAGAAATGTGGCTTGATGGCTTGAG AGTTCTATATCAAGTGAATGTTAGAGAACGAAACAAGACCGTGCTTTCTGGTGCAGTAAGTCTCACTCATCTGAGTTCATCTCTTTGA
- the LOC142551647 gene encoding uncharacterized protein LOC142551647, protein MTPSNTNGSSSLLSQSEQQKLIKKLDVFKIQGTDKRRLPILRIVGKLFPGKLVGVEALKKFLEAEIFPSLKGRRFSVVYVHSGVNRSENSPGILAMKSIFDAVPAEFGQNVEAVYFLHPSLQCRLFLATFGRILFSGAAAAGFYGKLRYVKKLNLLRNSVRWDKLEMPEFVYEYDEEKEEEYCPKMDFGLESDHPRLSTYRAPSLDWTISTYSMRSIA, encoded by the exons ATGACCCCTTCAAACACTAATGGTTCCTCTTCTCTTCTCTCCCAATCCGAACAACAAAAGCTCATAAAGAAACTGGACGTATTCAAGATTCAAGGCACAGACAAACGAAGACTCCCCATCCTCCGCATCGTAGGGAAACTCTTCCCTG gGAAGTTGGTTGGTGTGGAGGCGttgaagaaattcttggaagcTGAGATATTCCCCAGTTTGAAAGGAAGGCGATTCTCGGTTGTGTATGTGCACTCTGGagttaacagaagcgaaaattCCCCTGGGATTTTGGCTATGAAATCCATATTTGATGCTGTTCCTGCTGAATTTGGGCAGAACGTGGAAGCTGTTTATTTCCTGCACCCATCTCTTCAATGCCGCCTCTTTCTTGCCACTTTTGGCCGTATCCTCTTCTCTGGCGCAGCCGCCGCCGG GTTTTATGGTAAGCTGAGATACGTGAAGAAGTTGAATCTCTTGAGAAACAGCGTAAGATGGGACAAACTGGAGATGCCCGAATTTGTGTACGAATACGATGAAGAGAAGGAAGAAGAGTATTGTCCCAAGATGGATTTTGGGCTGGAGAGTGACCATCCCAGATTATCGACATACAGGGCCCCCAGTTTGGACTGGACTATATCTACCTATTCCATGAGGTCCATCGCTTAG